TTTCTTCAAGATGTAAATAACTTTGAACACAAAATAAGCATGGAACAAATTTTGTGAATTCCATGTATAACATTAAAAATGATGTACATTGTGTAATTTGagtcttacatttttttttttacgatcAAACTTAACTATTAACCTTCCAGGAACGCAAACTATAGCAACCATCCCTGCCCTAAATTCCTATTTATTATGTTAGCCAAAGTGCTATCCAAACTAACCTTAGTAAAGTCTTTCTTGATCATACCAATCACACTGAGACtgattagcatatcatttgacATCATTCTATATGCATTACCTTCTCTCATCTCCCTGTTATTCTCCATGTTATCCAAGCATCAGATGTTTGATCTTTTTTGCCAGACCCTCAGAAGGAGGTTTTCATGATCTTTGGCTTCAGTTGATTTTTACCTTCCCACCTTGAATTTGAAGCGTTTGAGGGAATGTTGGATATCAATACGCTGTTGCATTACTTTTTTACCTGCAGTCCAATACACTCATCCACATGTATTTAGCATATAAAACTTATCATTGAATTCTAATGAGCCGAACAAGAATACTTCTTTCCACTATTTACCCTAGACATTATTATTTTCtcttaattaaaaaaatgatttattttaattttacccTTTCCAccaattcaaaaaatttttaattcctattttagttatttttggggtttttaaGTCCAGGATATTTCCTAGGAAGAATGAATACAAACGTCATGCATTTATCTGTCAATATAActaaaggaaggaagaaactaTGTCTCCAATTGAAAAAGTCACAGATAGGTTTGGAAGGAActcttttagtttttttctaATGCGTTGCAAATGTGCATCAGAAcacaatataaaaaataaaaacaaaaactatTAAAAGACCAGCATATCAAGATCCAGTcccttaaatttgtttctcaTACATAATGGATAATATCATCGGTTTTACAGACCTACAGATAACGGATAGCCAAAGACAAAGGATTGGAACTGCTTGCACAAGAGTAACAGCAATTAAAATTATGTTTTCTGAAGTATATCAGATGAAATGTTTCTAAAAATGTTCATGTAATTGAATTCTGCTATCCAAAGCTAAACGCTAAGCAGCTTTTCCTTTACTGCAGCAAGCTTTGATTTCTTCAACACTGGATGAGCTCAGCAAAAGTCTCAGACCAAGAATATCACCAAGGATCAACTGAAAGATGATCTGAGTACCTTTTCCATCAACTATCAGAAGTTTGCTTAACCTTGCCATTCAAGAACTGCAGTATGTGTTCCCTTTTCCAATTATCGATTCTGCAGGAGAAAACAGGAATAGCATAAAATGTCAATAGATCATGCTCAACGAGCCATCATCATCTCAATGAAACAACTCTGTTCAAGTTGTGAGACGTGAAGCATAAAAAATGTGAATCAAACAAGTCCAGGCAATGAAAAGAACTAAACCTAGGAGCTTGAAATTATCGTAGTTTATTCTGTGTCTTAGCTGGGAAGATACTGGTTATAAAGAGCATAAAATATCTCGAGGTAATCAATCTGGTACTTAATTCTTCATACATACTAGGTAAATGCAGTTATCAAAATTAACTTAATCAAAGTACAACGAATAATTCGCCTAACTCACCTAATTGTTTCCTTCTGTTCTCCATCATCATCCAGCATTATCAACTTTGGTGGCGAGTTAAATGCATATCGAACTTTAACCGATGGGAACTTGTCCTTCTCTTCTTCGATGAAGCCCACAATTTCAGGATAAAAGACCAATTTTCTCATGCAGACCTCCAAGATCGCTCCAGAATATATAATCTGAAATAGCATAAGCAAAGTACCTTTTACTTGAGCTGTGATAaaacaccagaaaaaaaaaagacggaaAAGTTCCTTGAAATTGACAtctaataaaaaagaaatatattcCACTCATATAATTagagaaaatgaagaacaagTACACATGTTTAGGCAACTCTAGAACAGAAAAACATTGAAAGACACATGATTCTCTAAAGGAAGTAGTATTTCAACTTTGATGTAAATCCACTTTTACTATCTGCATAACCTAGGCCCAGAAAATTCTATATCAACGTTCAAGTCTTTACTTACTTTTCGTTGGAAAAAGGTAAGTCTGTTCAAATTTTTGTGCACTGTTTGTTTCTAATCCTATAAACGAACAAATCGCAGTTCATAAGATTCTATTCACCCAGACGCCCGTTCTTAACTGTTTGAACCATAACCTAGTAAGCAGAGATTCTAGTTTCAAGTACACAATATGTGACCATCTCATGGTGGGGCAACTCATGTTGTTGTGGTAAGGCTTCAGAAGTAAGCACGCATGTATATGTATAGTAATATGATTCTTTGAGAGCTAGGGACAGTGAGATCAAGTATTTACCATCAATGAGATTAGGCAGAATATGATTAACATATacacaaataaagaaataaatggaTGATAAGGTGAAAAAGTATCATTATTATCCAGAAATTTAAGACAAGTATCCTTCTCTCTCAGCCTGACACACATACTAAATAGTATAGGCATGTATTAAGACCACAATAGGAGGAAGAACAAGAACAGCCTACGTACAAGACCGCTTAAGTtcaacaagcaagaaaatcagATTTAACACAGCAAATCTGAACAGATAATATGCCAAACCAGTCCAAAATTACCTTACTCATACCATCATCAGAATCTTCCGTGCAACACCTTCGACAATCAGACACCAATTCTGAAATTAATAGTTAAAAAAGATGATGAGTTCAATGTATTCTACTGGAGAAAACATACAtaatataagaatttcttggataAAAGAACAGAAGGATGATGCAAATAACTTCCCTATCTCGGTCCATAATGCATACTGAATATCATCTACTAATCACATTGGCATTAAAATGTCATAATCATCCAGTATCATAACAAATTGATTTGGATAAGTGTGTCCAACaacctatttttttattaagtaGTAGAAGGTTCCTGGTTTTGCGGATACAAAGTTATTGTAAAGCAAGCATGGCAATTTGCATTAGATGTTCGCCTGgtgaaaaatggaagaaataaaGGAAAGTGCATCTAGTAATCTGGCAAGCAGTACAATGAACTGATGCATACTATCACAAGAACCTTTAAGATAGCCATCACAATTACAGTTCAATCCTTCACATCCAAGTCATCAATAGTTGGACATTCACGTCTGTAATAAGCTCTATACTTGATCCCATAGTCAGTGGTCGGCAACCATGAGAAGATGTTTACTCCTTTTCACCCATACTTCTCTATTGTGAAACCGAAGAATTAAGAAAAGGAACAGTGAATAAGTATTAACCAAGGTATTATTCTAGCCTCTAGAATTCAACTGTAAAATCATCATTGAGACTAAACAAATCGATAGTTAAAATGTCCAACTGATGCTAAATTGGACTTTTGAGAGCCAAAATAGAATACTGTGAACAGGCTATGGTGCTAGGAAACACCGAAACAAGCTAATAGTTTTTTCACTTAGTAATCATACTGAGTTCCATAAAACAATATTGCCAAAATTGTCACATCATTCAGCCATAAATGGTTCGGAGATCCTCCATCCAACAACACTCTAATCACCATGTTTCCTAGCCTCATTTCACCTTTCCATGTCCAAATATAATTCTCCTAAATAGCAGACCTAAAGTATAAAAGTTTCTATGAGGCACTACACTTGTGCAGTATTTAATTCTCCAAAACCGAGCATCTCTAGAAAACAAATACGTCAACCAATTCTATGCAGCTAAGCATATGAGAAAGCAAAGAGAAAAGGAGCAAAAGCAAGATGACAAGGATATGCAGATCTCATCCTGAGTAACCAAAACACAGAAAGGATAACCCTCAATGCAAAGTTAAGTCAATAAATTGTACTAAAACCTAACATTCTATGCtaatttattattttctctGTTGCTTTTCATTGATACTTCTTTTAACAATGCAATATACTAAGCCACACCAACTATCCAATTGAAAACATGTAAAGGACAAATGCATGGACACACAAGCCACCTCAATACAAAAAACATGTAAAGGAAAAATACATGGACATATAAGCCACCTCAAtacaagtgtcaccatgacaACAGTTGCAATAGCCCCTCAACCTTCAATGCAAAGTTAAGTCAATAAATTGTACTAAAACCTAACATTCTATGCtaatttattattttctctGTTGCTTTTCATTGATAC
This Coffea arabica cultivar ET-39 chromosome 3e, Coffea Arabica ET-39 HiFi, whole genome shotgun sequence DNA region includes the following protein-coding sequences:
- the LOC113736879 gene encoding uncharacterized protein, with the translated sequence MSVCFCKFTTMGRLLIYAVMLLALLWAVSVRGEEEQQLSTKECESLGFNGLALCSDCNTFAEYVKDQELVSDCRRCCTEDSDDGMSKIIYSGAILEVCMRKLVFYPEIVGFIEEEKDKFPSVKVRYAFNSPPKLIMLDDDGEQKETIRIDNWKREHILQFLNGKVKQTSDS